A genomic region of uncultured Paludibaculum sp. contains the following coding sequences:
- a CDS encoding NCS2 family permease has translation MWARLERYFQFEELGTNWRTEILAGVTTFVTMAYIIFVNPSILHETGMPATAVTAATCLAAAIGCLLMGIIARYPIALAPGMGLNAYFTYTVCLGMHVPWQIALGAVFLSGIIFLLLTALGIRQLILESIPRELYAAVAVGIGLFIAFIGFRNAGIIKADPATLVTLGNLRDPGTLVALFGLLLIAGLMAWGVRAAMLIGIVATTLLGAFTGLVHWNPQAYSPADLSATFFQLDLAGTMKLGLLEIVFVFLFVDLFDNIGTLVAVGTRAGLFDPKGHIPRVNRILTADAIASTAGALCGTSTVVSYIESAAGVVAGGRSGVTAIVCGLLFLVALFVAPLFGVIPSQATAPALIIVGALMLTHTEDIEWNKPVVAIPAFLTLASIPLTFSIANGLAFGFTSHTLLRVIAGEWRKVNWLVYVLTALFLLRFFYLGKG, from the coding sequence ATGTGGGCCCGCCTGGAGCGCTACTTCCAATTTGAGGAGCTCGGAACCAATTGGCGCACCGAGATCCTCGCCGGCGTGACGACCTTCGTCACCATGGCCTATATCATCTTCGTCAACCCGTCCATCCTTCACGAAACCGGCATGCCGGCCACGGCCGTCACGGCCGCCACCTGCCTCGCTGCCGCCATCGGTTGCCTGCTGATGGGCATCATCGCCCGCTACCCCATCGCCCTCGCGCCGGGCATGGGCCTTAACGCCTATTTCACCTACACCGTCTGCCTCGGCATGCACGTCCCCTGGCAGATCGCGCTGGGCGCCGTTTTTCTCTCCGGCATCATCTTCCTGCTGCTCACCGCCCTCGGCATCCGCCAACTCATCCTCGAGTCCATCCCGCGCGAACTCTACGCCGCCGTCGCCGTAGGCATCGGCCTCTTCATCGCCTTCATCGGCTTCCGCAACGCCGGCATCATCAAAGCCGATCCCGCCACTCTCGTCACCCTCGGCAACCTCCGCGATCCGGGAACCCTCGTCGCCCTCTTCGGCCTTCTCCTCATCGCCGGACTCATGGCCTGGGGCGTACGCGCCGCCATGCTCATCGGCATCGTGGCCACCACGCTCCTGGGCGCCTTCACCGGCTTGGTCCACTGGAACCCGCAGGCATACTCGCCCGCCGACCTCTCCGCCACCTTCTTCCAGCTCGACCTCGCCGGCACCATGAAACTCGGCCTGCTCGAAATCGTCTTCGTCTTCCTCTTCGTCGACCTGTTTGACAACATCGGCACCCTTGTCGCCGTAGGCACCCGAGCCGGCCTCTTCGATCCCAAAGGCCACATTCCGCGCGTCAACCGCATCCTCACCGCCGACGCCATCGCCTCCACCGCGGGTGCCCTCTGCGGCACCTCCACCGTCGTCAGCTACATCGAAAGCGCGGCCGGCGTCGTTGCCGGCGGCCGCAGTGGAGTCACCGCCATTGTCTGTGGCCTGCTCTTCCTGGTCGCCCTCTTCGTCGCGCCGCTCTTCGGCGTCATCCCCTCGCAAGCCACCGCCCCGGCGCTCATCATCGTCGGAGCCCTCATGCTCACCCACACCGAAGACATCGAGTGGAACAAACCCGTCGTCGCCATCCCCGCCTTCCTCACGCTGGCCTCCATTCCACTCACCTTCAGCATCGCCAACGGTCTCGCTTTCGGATTCACCTCGCATACCCTACTGCGCGTCATCGCCGGCGAGTGGCGCAAGGTCAACTGGCTCGTCTACGTCCTGACGGCTCTGTTTCTGCTGCGGTTCTTTTATCTCGGAAAGGGATAG
- a CDS encoding 5'-methylthioadenosine/S-adenosylhomocysteine nucleosidase, with protein MTVTRRTLLAALAGGAAASAKSSPDLLIQGALDSELGPLVDAVVGRKEIRHHAWTFWTGRIGRQNVVLSRTDIGPINAAAVTTLGIREFQPRAIINQGTAGGHNRSLKLWDIVLGEKTTDYAAFSATHGDAGQGQSPANWKPVPHRIRLNGGDPAPYPFFPGDTRLLAAAEKITNPRGRVLRGNVGSAYQFNRQIDHIDWLHKTYGTDSEDMESAYAAGAALAMGVPFLAIRIISDTEWEHPTFEKIAGQYCAEFVVNVVKSL; from the coding sequence ATGACAGTCACTCGCCGTACCCTGCTGGCCGCGCTGGCCGGCGGCGCTGCCGCCTCCGCGAAGTCCTCGCCGGACCTGCTCATCCAGGGCGCCCTCGATAGCGAACTCGGCCCCCTGGTCGACGCCGTCGTCGGCCGCAAGGAGATCCGCCACCACGCCTGGACCTTCTGGACGGGCCGCATCGGCCGCCAGAACGTCGTCCTCTCGCGCACCGACATCGGTCCTATCAACGCCGCCGCCGTCACCACCCTGGGCATCCGCGAATTCCAGCCCCGAGCCATCATCAACCAGGGCACGGCGGGCGGTCACAATCGAAGCCTGAAGCTGTGGGACATTGTGCTCGGCGAGAAGACCACCGACTACGCAGCCTTCAGCGCCACCCACGGCGACGCCGGCCAAGGCCAGAGCCCGGCCAACTGGAAGCCGGTGCCCCACCGCATTCGGCTCAACGGCGGAGACCCCGCGCCCTACCCCTTCTTCCCTGGTGACACCCGCCTGCTCGCCGCGGCGGAGAAGATCACGAACCCTCGCGGTCGCGTACTCCGAGGCAACGTCGGCTCCGCCTATCAGTTCAATCGCCAGATCGACCACATCGACTGGCTCCACAAAACCTACGGCACGGATTCGGAAGACATGGAGAGTGCCTACGCAGCCGGAGCCGCCCTGGCCATGGGCGTCCCGTTCCTGGCCATCCGCATCATCTCGGACACCGAATGGGAACACCCCACCTTCGAGAAGATCGCCGGTCAGTACTGCGCCGAGTTCGTAGTGAACGTGGTGAAGTCCCTCTGA
- a CDS encoding mannonate dehydratase, translated as MRLILPKVAGAVSDTLGLAAVPPVRNPYMMLTTPMKRRTLLLSSAAMAAAPQIPVTAAPVAKKLPMLMKLGTQNNSEPSYLRMIASLGITHICSTLPSRKLDEKWSVDALKRLKEGVESTGIQLAMVPLPLSSSIIEKAEYPSLLLGQSPEREKAVDEICQMIRNCALAGIPSVKYNMSILGVVRTAPSTGRGGARYSAFKYSEAKQDPPSAAAPMSADLYWERITWFLDRVVPVAAEHKVKIACHPHDPGMPKGKGYKGVETVLGSVDGLKRFVSIRENPYHGLNFCQGTVSEMLENPNREIVDVIKYFGSRKKIFNVHFRNIQGKFLDFRETFPDNGDVNFLNAIRAYRDVGYDGMLMPDHVPHIEGDTGGLMAFAFCYGYIRALMQVLEREG; from the coding sequence ATGCGGCTGATCTTGCCAAAGGTGGCCGGCGCGGTCAGCGACACACTGGGGTTGGCCGCTGTCCCACCTGTCCGGAATCCGTATATGATGCTTACGACACCCATGAAGCGGCGCACCCTTCTCCTCTCTTCCGCGGCTATGGCGGCGGCTCCTCAGATTCCGGTTACGGCGGCCCCGGTGGCCAAGAAGCTGCCCATGCTGATGAAATTGGGCACTCAGAATAATTCGGAGCCTTCCTACCTGCGGATGATTGCTTCTCTGGGGATTACGCATATTTGCAGCACCCTGCCATCGCGGAAGCTCGATGAAAAGTGGAGCGTTGATGCGCTCAAGCGGCTCAAGGAGGGGGTGGAGTCCACGGGGATCCAGTTGGCGATGGTGCCGCTACCGCTGAGCTCCAGCATCATTGAGAAGGCCGAGTACCCCAGCCTGCTGCTGGGGCAGTCTCCGGAGCGTGAGAAGGCCGTAGACGAGATCTGCCAGATGATCCGGAATTGCGCTTTGGCGGGGATCCCGTCGGTCAAATACAACATGAGCATTCTGGGGGTTGTCCGGACGGCGCCCTCGACGGGCCGCGGCGGGGCACGGTACAGCGCATTCAAGTATTCCGAGGCGAAGCAGGATCCGCCCAGCGCGGCAGCTCCGATGTCGGCGGATCTGTACTGGGAGAGGATTACGTGGTTTCTGGATCGCGTGGTTCCCGTGGCGGCCGAGCACAAGGTGAAGATCGCCTGTCACCCCCACGACCCGGGCATGCCGAAGGGCAAGGGGTATAAAGGCGTGGAGACGGTGCTGGGGTCCGTCGACGGGCTGAAGCGATTCGTCTCGATTCGGGAGAATCCGTATCATGGGCTGAACTTCTGCCAGGGTACGGTGAGCGAGATGCTCGAGAATCCCAACCGCGAGATCGTCGACGTGATCAAGTATTTTGGGAGCCGGAAGAAGATCTTCAACGTGCACTTCCGGAACATTCAAGGCAAGTTCCTGGACTTCCGCGAGACGTTTCCGGACAACGGCGATGTGAACTTCCTCAACGCGATTCGCGCTTATCGGGATGTGGGCTACGACGGGATGCTGATGCCGGATCATGTGCCGCACATTGAGGGCGACACGGGCGGGCTCATGGCGTTCGCGTTCTGCTACGGGTACATCCGGGCTTTGATGCAGGTGCTGGAGCGGGAGGGATAG
- a CDS encoding radical SAM protein gives MTAPAIPSIANPRLVFWELTTGCNLRCIHCRASATELMSPDDLSTKECLDIVDQLAAYAPFILVLSGGEPLWRRDVFDIAKRAVSHGIRVALATNGTLVDETMAFRIKEAGIVRVAISLDGADRGTHDAFRGHDGAYDAAIRGIKHLQNLGISTQINTTVSKHNAHQLPEMVELAKSLKVDAFHLFLLVPVGCGLTIAEDQSVTGADAERILNWFYDRNLDSGMEMKATCAPQYYRIARQRRAEARRAGEAVPAQMPHPQHAGHPQKGGHPTDLNQMTRGCLAASGVCFISHRGSVQPCGYLPLEAGDLRRQTFQEVWSGSELFKDLRDLNNLDGKCGYCEFKQVCMGCRARAFGVTGDYHAEEPFCIYEPNPQRKEMNTPWQA, from the coding sequence ATGACTGCGCCAGCCATACCCTCCATTGCGAATCCACGGCTGGTCTTCTGGGAACTCACCACCGGCTGCAACCTCAGGTGCATCCATTGCCGCGCCAGTGCCACTGAATTGATGAGCCCCGACGACCTCTCCACCAAGGAATGTTTGGACATCGTCGACCAACTTGCGGCATATGCCCCATTCATCCTGGTCCTCAGCGGTGGCGAACCCCTCTGGCGGCGCGATGTCTTTGATATCGCAAAGCGCGCCGTCTCCCACGGCATCCGCGTGGCCCTGGCCACCAACGGCACCCTCGTCGACGAAACCATGGCCTTCCGCATCAAGGAAGCCGGAATCGTTCGCGTCGCCATCAGCCTCGACGGAGCCGATCGCGGCACCCACGACGCCTTCCGCGGCCACGATGGGGCCTATGACGCAGCCATCCGCGGGATCAAGCACCTCCAGAACCTGGGTATCTCCACCCAGATCAACACCACCGTCTCCAAGCACAACGCCCACCAGTTGCCCGAGATGGTCGAACTGGCCAAGAGCTTGAAGGTCGACGCCTTCCACCTATTTCTTCTGGTTCCAGTCGGTTGCGGTCTCACCATCGCTGAAGATCAGTCCGTCACCGGAGCCGACGCCGAACGCATTCTCAATTGGTTCTACGACCGCAACCTCGACTCCGGCATGGAGATGAAGGCCACGTGCGCGCCCCAGTACTACCGCATCGCCCGCCAGCGCCGCGCCGAAGCCCGCCGCGCCGGGGAAGCCGTTCCCGCCCAGATGCCGCACCCCCAGCACGCCGGCCATCCCCAGAAGGGAGGCCATCCAACCGACCTGAATCAGATGACCCGCGGCTGCCTGGCCGCCTCCGGGGTCTGCTTCATCTCCCACCGTGGCTCCGTCCAGCCCTGCGGCTACCTGCCCCTCGAAGCCGGTGACCTCCGCCGCCAAACCTTCCAGGAAGTCTGGAGCGGCTCCGAACTCTTCAAGGACCTCCGCGACCTCAACAATCTCGACGGCAAGTGCGGATATTGCGAATTCAAACAGGTTTGTATGGGTTGTCGAGCCCGCGCCTTCGGCGTCACCGGCGACTACCATGCCGAAGAGCCCTTCTGCATCTACGAACCGAATCCCCAGCGGAAGGAGATGAACACGCCATGGCAAGCCTAG
- a CDS encoding NAD(P)H-dependent oxidoreductase subunit E: MASLALNTPAPHICRNRHVMVVCTGESCRNAGATDLLHDLKHHHEHAKGDLRISESKCLHRCQAAPAIVEDGRVMGWMSRMRLKLELLRLGVLG, from the coding sequence ATGGCAAGCCTAGCCCTGAACACACCCGCCCCTCACATCTGCCGCAACCGCCACGTGATGGTGGTCTGCACCGGGGAATCGTGCAGGAATGCCGGTGCCACCGATCTTCTTCACGACCTCAAGCACCACCACGAACACGCCAAAGGCGACCTGCGCATCAGCGAGTCGAAGTGCCTGCACCGCTGCCAAGCCGCGCCCGCCATCGTGGAAGACGGCCGTGTCATGGGTTGGATGAGCCGCATGCGGCTCAAGCTGGAACTGCTCCGCCTCGGCGTGCTGGGCTAG
- a CDS encoding haloacid dehalogenase-like hydrolase, translating into MASSVLITDFDGTISRVDFYELALEHCLAAALPDYWAGYSSGRLTHFEAMAAIYAQIRCSESTLRSLLPRMQVDPQLPTAVRQLHDSGWDIAIVSNGSNWYIDQLLASLGLGHLEVHSNPGRFVEGSGLLLDPPLSSPFYNREYGIDKSAVVRDALKRYDRVAFAGNGPPDERPALLVDPALRFATGWLAGQLKRRKAPFHPFRIWSEIAATLSAAAPLP; encoded by the coding sequence ATGGCCTCTTCCGTTCTCATCACGGATTTCGACGGGACGATCTCGCGCGTCGACTTCTACGAGTTGGCCCTCGAGCACTGCCTCGCCGCGGCCCTCCCCGACTATTGGGCGGGCTACTCCTCCGGCCGTCTCACCCACTTCGAAGCCATGGCCGCCATCTACGCCCAGATCCGCTGCTCCGAATCCACACTCCGTAGCCTCCTGCCGCGGATGCAGGTCGACCCGCAACTCCCCACGGCCGTCCGGCAACTCCACGATTCCGGATGGGACATCGCCATTGTCTCGAACGGCTCAAATTGGTACATCGATCAGCTGCTTGCCAGCCTGGGCCTCGGCCACCTCGAGGTCCACTCGAACCCCGGCCGCTTCGTCGAGGGCTCCGGACTCCTGCTGGATCCGCCGCTCTCGTCGCCCTTCTACAACCGCGAGTACGGCATCGACAAATCCGCCGTCGTCCGCGACGCTCTCAAGCGCTACGACCGCGTCGCTTTCGCCGGTAATGGTCCGCCCGACGAGCGACCCGCCCTACTCGTCGACCCCGCCCTCCGCTTCGCCACCGGTTGGCTCGCCGGCCAGCTCAAACGCCGCAAAGCGCCTTTTCACCCATTCCGCATCTGGTCCGAGATCGCCGCGACGCTCAGTGCGGCGGCGCCGCTGCCTTAG
- a CDS encoding flagellar motor protein MotB, with amino-acid sequence MGTGAIPPPIIVVRRKKGHGGHHGGAWKVAYADFVTAMMALFIVLWLLSSDDKVKKAVGGYFQDPTGTGKMAGSNMAGAGLGLEMTSENMSKLKEKIDAALKELPKFEQMKNNVQVTVTNEGLRIELLEKESGMFFESGNAKPSPQGTELIRMLATQLSSLPNKLLIEGHTDAKPYASEAGYTNWELSADRANCARRILQESGIQSNRVGQVRGFADQQLRLPAEPFDPSNRRVSVLVQYREIPQNHADPHPPPKAAAPPH; translated from the coding sequence GTGGGCACAGGCGCGATACCGCCTCCGATCATCGTCGTGCGGAGGAAGAAGGGGCACGGCGGCCACCACGGCGGGGCGTGGAAGGTGGCGTATGCCGATTTTGTCACGGCGATGATGGCGCTGTTCATCGTGCTGTGGCTGTTGTCGAGCGATGACAAGGTGAAGAAGGCCGTGGGCGGGTATTTCCAGGATCCAACGGGCACCGGCAAGATGGCGGGGTCGAACATGGCCGGGGCCGGGCTGGGGCTGGAGATGACCAGCGAGAACATGAGCAAGCTGAAGGAGAAGATCGACGCGGCGCTGAAGGAGCTGCCCAAGTTCGAGCAGATGAAGAACAATGTCCAGGTGACGGTGACGAACGAAGGGCTGCGCATCGAGCTGCTCGAGAAGGAAAGTGGAATGTTCTTCGAGAGCGGCAACGCGAAGCCGTCGCCGCAGGGTACGGAGCTGATCAGGATGCTGGCCACGCAGTTGAGTTCCCTGCCGAATAAGCTGCTGATTGAGGGACATACGGACGCGAAGCCGTATGCGTCGGAGGCGGGCTACACGAATTGGGAACTGTCGGCCGACCGGGCGAACTGCGCGCGTCGGATCCTGCAGGAGTCGGGGATTCAAAGCAACCGAGTGGGGCAGGTGCGAGGGTTTGCGGACCAGCAGTTGCGGCTTCCGGCGGAGCCGTTCGACCCGTCGAACCGGCGGGTGTCGGTGCTGGTGCAGTACCGGGAGATCCCGCAGAATCACGCCGACCCGCACCCGCCGCCTAAGGCAGCGGCGCCGCCGCACTGA
- the motA gene encoding flagellar motor stator protein MotA translates to MFVLIGIAIVFGAIIGGYLLEHGNLMVLVQPAELVIIGGAALGTVFVGNPMHTIIGMGKALKGALKGSQFTKAFYLEQLRMLNDIFVYARKNGMAKLESDLDEPEKSAVFSKYPAFLSNHAALEFFCDTVRMAISGGVGPFELDQLMELDMEVQHHEGAEPSAALTTVADALPGLGIVAAVLGVVITMGALGGPPEEIGHKVAAALVGTFLGILLCYGFLGPLASNISKINDEHGQYMGFMRMAILAFVKGTAPSLAIEFARRAIPTHLRPGFKETETAIKGAPKA, encoded by the coding sequence ATGTTTGTTCTTATTGGAATAGCGATCGTGTTCGGGGCGATCATCGGGGGCTACCTGCTGGAGCACGGCAATCTGATGGTGCTTGTGCAGCCGGCGGAGTTGGTGATTATCGGGGGGGCGGCGCTGGGGACGGTGTTCGTGGGTAATCCGATGCACACGATTATCGGCATGGGTAAGGCGCTGAAGGGCGCACTGAAGGGGTCGCAATTCACCAAGGCGTTCTATCTGGAGCAGTTGCGGATGCTAAACGACATCTTTGTGTACGCGCGGAAGAACGGCATGGCGAAGCTGGAGTCGGATCTGGACGAGCCGGAGAAGAGCGCGGTGTTCAGCAAGTATCCGGCGTTCCTGAGCAACCACGCTGCGTTGGAGTTCTTTTGCGATACGGTGCGGATGGCGATTTCGGGCGGTGTGGGGCCGTTTGAACTGGATCAGCTGATGGAGCTGGACATGGAGGTGCAGCACCACGAGGGGGCTGAGCCGTCGGCGGCGCTGACGACCGTGGCCGATGCGCTGCCGGGGTTGGGGATTGTGGCGGCGGTGCTGGGGGTGGTGATCACGATGGGGGCGTTGGGTGGTCCGCCGGAAGAGATTGGCCACAAAGTGGCGGCCGCATTGGTGGGGACATTCCTGGGCATCCTGCTGTGTTACGGATTCCTGGGGCCGCTGGCGTCCAACATCTCGAAGATCAACGACGAGCATGGCCAGTATATGGGCTTCATGCGGATGGCGATTCTGGCCTTCGTGAAAGGGACCGCGCCGTCGCTGGCGATTGAGTTTGCGCGGAGGGCGATTCCGACACACCTGCGTCCCGGCTTCAAGGAGACCGAGACAGCGATCAAGGGCGCGCCGAAGGCGTAG
- a CDS encoding M20/M25/M40 family metallo-hydrolase, with the protein MLGPIDLARKRNAAAKTHALPPAVESLDWLAARPGVREILRFFARERRWIDEQHLALCRVAAPTFQEQKRAEWMTAQFAALGWDARIDRAGNVTAQLGPVDKTSPLIAVTAHLDTVLAPRTPEDIRVEPHDRFCGPGVADNGAGLAALLALARAIATEPRAALPLSNLLLVANVGEEGDGNLSGMRFLCRQSPYASRLRAVLVLDGPSTSHITVEALACRRFEITVNGPGGHSWSDHGAANPIHALARAITWYADTRLEEPPRQRPCSWNFGVIEGGSTVNAIPATARVKVDLRAEAARDLDELSDSLTAILERALRAENERAVSGRVTGRIKETGARPGGRLADGSPICGFIEAVDAHLGVKSHLDCASTDANIPLSMGLQAISIGAGGHGGGAHTVHEWYTPEGRDLGLRRAFLLLCLLLADSATPA; encoded by the coding sequence ATGCTGGGTCCTATCGACTTGGCGCGCAAGCGCAATGCCGCGGCAAAGACCCACGCCCTGCCCCCGGCCGTTGAGTCCCTCGACTGGCTGGCAGCCAGACCCGGCGTGCGGGAAATACTCCGTTTCTTCGCGCGCGAACGCCGCTGGATCGACGAACAGCACCTCGCCCTCTGCCGGGTCGCCGCTCCTACCTTTCAGGAACAGAAACGCGCCGAGTGGATGACCGCCCAGTTCGCCGCGCTCGGCTGGGACGCCAGGATCGACCGCGCCGGCAACGTCACCGCCCAACTGGGCCCCGTCGACAAGACCAGTCCGCTCATCGCCGTCACCGCGCACCTCGATACCGTTCTCGCGCCCCGCACCCCCGAAGACATCCGCGTCGAACCCCACGACCGCTTCTGCGGACCCGGCGTCGCCGACAACGGAGCAGGCCTCGCCGCTCTCCTCGCTCTCGCCCGCGCCATCGCCACGGAGCCCCGGGCCGCGCTCCCGCTTTCCAATCTTTTGCTGGTCGCCAACGTCGGCGAAGAGGGCGACGGCAACCTCAGCGGCATGCGCTTCCTCTGCCGCCAGTCCCCTTACGCTTCGCGTCTGCGCGCTGTCCTGGTCCTCGACGGCCCCAGCACCAGCCACATCACCGTCGAAGCCCTGGCCTGCCGGCGTTTTGAAATCACAGTCAACGGCCCCGGCGGACACTCCTGGTCGGACCACGGAGCCGCCAACCCTATCCACGCCCTCGCCCGCGCCATCACTTGGTACGCCGATACACGCCTTGAGGAACCGCCCCGCCAGCGCCCCTGTTCCTGGAACTTCGGCGTCATCGAGGGCGGATCCACCGTCAACGCCATCCCCGCCACCGCCCGCGTCAAAGTGGACCTCCGCGCCGAAGCCGCCCGCGACCTCGACGAACTCTCCGACTCCCTCACCGCCATCCTCGAACGCGCCCTCCGCGCCGAAAACGAACGCGCCGTCTCCGGCCGCGTCACAGGCCGCATCAAGGAGACCGGAGCCCGCCCCGGCGGCCGCCTCGCCGACGGCTCGCCCATCTGTGGTTTCATCGAGGCCGTCGACGCCCACCTGGGCGTCAAATCCCACCTCGATTGCGCTTCCACCGATGCCAACATCCCTCTTTCCATGGGCTTACAGGCAATCTCCATCGGTGCCGGCGGCCATGGCGGCGGCGCCCACACCGTCCACGAGTGGTACACGCCCGAGGGCCGCGACCTCGGCCTGCGCCGCGCCTTCCTCCTCCTCTGCCTCCTGCTGGCCGACAGCGCAACGCCCGCATGA
- a CDS encoding DMT family transporter, whose protein sequence is MTVQPARHLRAEFALAAIAFIWGATFVVVKEALYDASTFLFLALRFSLAGIILAAVLRGRLNRKQPINWRGGLQCAFLLFLGYALQTAGLRLTTASKSAFITGLYIVLVPLGSSLVKRSMPRLLEVAGAVAATVGTALMTSGGWDLRWNTGDLLTVGCAVAFTAHMLSVAHFTRKMDFERLSLFQVAGVAAFSWLASGFLETPRIVWSPRLFFGVIVTAVLATALSFLLYTWAQQHTSATRAALIFALEPVFAGLTAWVVAGEAWTIRSLTGAGLILSGIVLVEMKPASPSIHQEG, encoded by the coding sequence ATGACCGTCCAGCCCGCCCGCCACCTCCGGGCCGAGTTCGCCCTGGCCGCCATCGCCTTCATCTGGGGTGCTACGTTTGTCGTCGTCAAAGAAGCCCTCTACGACGCCTCCACCTTCCTCTTCCTCGCGCTCCGCTTCAGCCTCGCCGGCATCATCCTCGCCGCCGTCCTGCGCGGGCGCCTCAATCGCAAGCAGCCCATCAACTGGCGGGGCGGCCTCCAATGCGCCTTCCTCCTATTTCTGGGCTACGCGCTCCAGACCGCCGGCCTTCGCCTCACCACCGCCTCCAAGTCCGCGTTCATCACCGGGCTTTACATCGTCCTGGTACCTTTGGGCAGCTCTCTCGTCAAAAGGAGTATGCCGCGACTCCTGGAAGTCGCCGGTGCGGTCGCGGCAACCGTGGGTACGGCCCTCATGACCTCGGGCGGCTGGGATCTGCGGTGGAACACCGGCGATCTGCTCACCGTAGGCTGTGCCGTGGCCTTTACCGCCCATATGCTGTCGGTGGCCCACTTTACGAGGAAGATGGACTTCGAGCGTTTAAGCCTCTTTCAGGTCGCCGGCGTCGCCGCCTTCTCCTGGCTGGCCTCCGGTTTCCTGGAAACCCCGCGCATCGTCTGGTCGCCCCGTCTCTTTTTCGGAGTCATCGTCACGGCGGTTCTCGCAACCGCACTATCTTTTCTGCTTTATACTTGGGCTCAGCAGCATACCTCGGCCACCCGTGCCGCGCTCATCTTCGCCCTGGAACCCGTTTTCGCGGGTCTCACCGCCTGGGTAGTGGCCGGCGAGGCTTGGACGATAAGGTCGTTGACCGGTGCAGGCCTGATCCTGTCAGGTATCGTATTAGTAGAGATGAAACCCGCGTCCCCCTCCATACATCAAGAGGGATAA